A section of the Phaseolus vulgaris cultivar G19833 chromosome 8, P. vulgaris v2.0, whole genome shotgun sequence genome encodes:
- the LOC137827216 gene encoding uncharacterized protein: MSGESAPKPKPRLVLCPKCWQLLQESPNYDVYKCGGCGTTLQAKKRRSNAVKSESSTHETDAAPRNEVHHPKADDKQYNNEEKLLRYQENGVRKKLTSSSSGKCSLDGPDGRGQIENGEGNREQLVASPVNGFNEKTSSSSGECSLSENGGRDQIEDSECNGKELITSQENGFGGKASSSSSRECSLVGNGGRFRIEGGECDGEQPVIPQENGLSEKEASSSSRDCSLNGNAGRNEIEDIKYNGEQPVVSPENGLSEKASSSSLRECSLNGNGGRNQIGDSKYDGEQPVISQENGLREKAASSCSGECSLNGNGGGNQIDDGKFNGEQTVNFQENGLMEKASGSSLGECSLDGKDQSENGEPSGEWIEHFNLPDDQLETEMDIYKLSDMRRQAVSNSGFSDELTRFDNEASAELTAECSVENAKNTNLLLEGEELSNGKVPLEGAGEQLISALAKEDADDEKSASVQVKSVVDIIGNDLQVVQELNNGNLIPEGPEQELFSGSDGEAVNNDKLALFGANPKVVINGSSEAKSEELHDGNLLLEVTEEELNVSALNGEDLKHPQSDLLGAKSEVDNAGNTSTAERLSTEEGSISCAYPCELEKGTFGNHSSFKTIAHSSDGEIFDNTEVINPGFETSGTLGRLSKSSTTRSYHAYDGSVSSNDGVDEQFPNQYLDSFENTYTVANGVFEGGSRKGKDIVNSMLHGDPETRNRSYFREGRPCVPRDSRRNVNDEVPETTRHDHAHWMRTKRDEFPPRLPHHGSGSQSGYESGSTSNQMIDEFYCGSSYLSHDSFDDPDQEKMKLLRLVYKLQDQLNRTGYGSGEMNGRLSMGSHISAYQSHDHYDRRFYHGLDYPRCDGICSSHGMNWCQKHNFSRAPYSTEPTCSIHHVDPSCFNCSPQRWQHSAELPPRDLYQHEELCRPNAGHTCCSPHHSYPVSPQWSMTSNHLAHAHERMSCDQMYRPEVKKHFREKPILSRRHYRPVAGGAPFVTCNKCLKLLQLPADFLLFKRVFHQLKCGACQEVLKFSLQNKSHIVSYASNALESPNEVIHDSNPPSESRANYYHSPHADHASYSDDYGNSVGKSYSSEGDPMSATLLDPLHGSEYDKPTVSSGTLETITEKEKTANPGTSKASVETDESTMNSSNISPEIEAHLQPKSSPLHQLMGYSSPSQVVRGIP, from the exons ATGTCTGGTGAATCAGCTCCCAAACCCAAACCGCGATTAGTGTTATGCCCTAAATGCTGGCAGCTTCTTCAAGAGTCTCCAAACTATGATGTGTATAAGTGTGGTGGATGTGGCACAACTCTTCAAG CCAAGAAACGAAGAAGTAATGCTGTGAAATCAGAATCCAGTACGCATGAAACTGACGCAGCTCCTAGAAATGAAGTGCATCATCCTAAAGCTGATGATAAACAGTACAACAATGAAGAGAAGCTACTTAGATATCAGGAAAATGGTGTGAGGAAAAAGTTGACTAGTTCTTCATCAGGAAAATGCTCTTTGGATGGACCCGATGGAAGGGGTCAAATTGAAAATGGTGAAGGCAATAGAGAGCAACTAGTTGCTTCTCCGGTGAACGGTTTCAATGAAAAAACTAGTTCTTCCTCTGGAGAATGTTCTTTGAGTGAAAATGGTGGTAGGGATCAAATTGAGGACAGTGAATGCAATGGAAAGGAGCTAATCACTTCTCAGGAGAATGGTTTCGGGGGAAAAGCATCTAGTTCTTCCTCAAGAGAGTGTTCTTTGGTTGGAAATGGTGGAAGGTTTCGAATTGAAGGTGGTGAATGCGATGGAGAGCAGCCAGTTATTCCTCAGGAGAATGGTTTGAGTGAAAAAGAAGCTAGTTCTTCCTCACGAGATTGTTCTTTGAATGGAAATGCTGGAAGGAATGAAATTGAAGACATTAAATACAATGGAGAGCAGCCAGTTGTTTCTCCAGAGAATGGTTTGAGTGAAAAAGCATCTAGTTCTTCCTTGAGAGAATGTTCTTTGAATGGAAATGGTGGAAGGAATCAAATTGGAGATAGTAAATACGATGGTGAGCAGCCAGTTATTTCTCAGGAGAATGGTTTGAGGGAAAAAGCAGCTAGTTCCTGCTCGGGAGAATGTTCTTTGAATGGAAATGGTGGAGGGAATCAAATTGATGATGGTAAATTCAATGGAGAGCAGACAGTTAATTTTCAGGAGAATGGTCTTATGGAAAAAGCATCTGGCTCTTCCTTGGGAGAATGTTCTTTGGATGGAAAGGATCAAAGTGAAAATGGCGAACCCAGTGGAGAATGGATTGAACATTTTAATTTACCAGATGATCAACTGGAAACTGAGATGGATATCTATAAATTGTCAGATATGAGAAGGCAAGCGGTTTCCAACAGTGGTTTTTCAGATGAGCTAACTCGTTTTGACAATGAGGCCTCAGCAGAATTGACAGCAGAGTGTTCGGTAGAAAATGCTAAGAATACAAACTTGCTACTAGAAGGAGAAGAGCTAAGTAATGGAAAGGTGCCATTAGAAGGAGCAGGGGAGCAGTTAATTAGTGCATTGGCTAAAGAAGACGCCGATGATGAGAAATCAGCCTCAGTACAGGTAAAGTCTGTAGTGGACATTattggaaatgatttacaagTAGTACAAGAGTTAAATAATGGAAACTTGATACCAGAAGGACCAGAACAAGAGTTATTTTCTGGATCAGATGGAGAAGCAGTCAATAATGACAAATTGGCGCTATTTGGTGCAAATCCTAAAGTGGTCATTAATGGAAGCAGCGAAGCAAAATCAGAAGAATTACATGACGGAAACTTGTTATTAGAGGTAACAGAAGAGGAGTTGAATGTGTCTGCATTGAATGGTGAAGATCTTAAACATCCGCAATCAGATCTATTGGGTGCAAAATCTGAAGTGGACAATGCGGGAAATACATCTACTGCCGAAAGGTTAAGTACTGAAGAAGGAAGCATTTCTTGTGCTTACCCCTGTGAACTTGAAAAAGGTACATTTGGTAATCATTCATCTTTCAAAACCATTGCTCATAGCTCTGATGGTGAGATATTTGATAACACAGAAGTAATTAATCCTGGTTTTGAGACTAGTGGTACTCTGGGACGATTGTCTAAATCTTCAACCACTCGAAGCTATCATGCTTATGATGGAAGTGTCTCTTCAAATGATGGGGTGGATGAGCAGTTCCCTAATCAATATTTAGATTCTTTTGAGAACACTTACACTGTTGCTAATGGCGTTTTTGAGGGAGGATCCAGAAAGGGAAAAGACATTGTTAATAGCATGCTACATGGAGATCCTGAAACACGAAACCGTTCATATTTTCGTGAGGGAAGGCCTTGTGTCCCAAGAGACAGCAGGAGGAATGTAAATGATGAAGTTCCAGAGACTACAAGACATGATCATGCACATTGGATGAGAACAAAGAGAGATGAGTTTCCACCCCGATTGCCTCACCATGGAAGTGGTTCACAATCTGGCTATGAAAGTGGAAGCACATCAAATCAAATGATTGATGAGTTCTACTGCGGCTCAAGCTATCTTTCACATGACTCTTTTGATGACCCTGACCAGGAGAAGATGAAACTGTTGAGATTGGTTTATAAATTGCAGGATCAACTCAACAGAACTGGCTATGGAAGTGGTGAAATGAATGGAAGACTGTCCATGGGAAGTCACATTTCTGCATACCAAAGCCATGATCATTATGATAGAAGATTTTATCATGGTTTGGATTACCCGAGGTGTGATGGAATATGTAGTAGTCATGGAATGAACTGGTGCCAAAAGCATAATTTTTCACGTGCACCTTATTCAACTGAGCCCACATGCAGCATACACCATGTTGATCCTTCTTGTTTTAATTGCTCTCCCCAACGGTGGCAACACTCTGCAGAGTTGCCTCCACGTGATCTTTATCAACATGAAGAGTTATGTAGGCCTAATGCTGGTCACACTTGTTGTTCACCTCACCATTCTTATCCTGTAAGTCCACAATGGTCCATGACCTCTAACCACCTAGCACATGCCCATGAAAGAATGTCTTGTGATCAGATGTACAGGCCTGAGGTGAAAAAACATTTTAGGGAGAAACCAATCTTGAGCAGGCGACATTACCGGCCAGTAGCAGGTGGAGCACCGTTTGTCACTTGCAATAAATGCTTAAAACTGCTGCAACTGCCTGCAGATTTCCTCCTTTTCAAAAGGGTTTTTCACCAGCTCAAATGTGGAGCATGTCAAGAGGTACTCAAATTTTCTCTGCAGAACAAAAGTCATATAGTCTCTTATGCATCAAATGCTCTAGAGTCCCCAAACGAGGTTATCCATGACAGCAATCCACCATCAGAGTCTCGTGCCAACTACTATCATTCCCCACATGCAGATCATGCTTCATATTCTGATGATTATGGAAATTCTGTTGGTAAGAGCTACTCCTCTGAAGGAGATCCCATGTCTGCCACACTGTTAGATCCCTTGCATGGCAGTGAATATGATAAACCAACTGTATCTTCTGGTACCTTGGAGACTATAACAGAGAAGGAGAAAACTGCTAATCCTGGTACCAGCAAGGCTTCAGTTGAAACAGATGAATCGACTATGAACTCCTCCAATATCTCACCAGAAATTGAGGCACATTTACAGCCAAAAAGTTCACCACTTCATCAACTGATGGGTTACTCCTCACCAAGTCAAGTAGTAAGAGGAATTCCATAA